Proteins co-encoded in one Armatimonadota bacterium genomic window:
- a CDS encoding LLM class flavin-dependent oxidoreductase codes for MPDVEASSAASARPPGRRGIGFLVLGDLDTRRTVELARYADTLGIPSIWITDEPFFRGAMPTAGACAWATERIRIGLGVVNPYDHPPVWMAMEFAAVDELAGGRAILGVGASWEPPIAKQGIPFTRPLSAVRDTVVIVRQLLTTGTASHAGRKFSVEDVRLDFTPAYRNPRIYVASMYPRSLEQTGELGDGVILSILCPVPYVRNSLRLIRRGAARAGRALDDFEVVQYFPMCVDLDGRRAKDRIKEMLAFFIVHSYGPDPTHWARVAELGEFDLGIFEDLYARLSSGGTAREVISDAFVRDFSVAGTPEECLEVLERYREAGVTEAVGVFPAGVDPGEQLRLMAEYFVPRLVDQ; via the coding sequence ATGCCGGACGTCGAGGCGAGCTCGGCTGCCTCTGCCCGTCCCCCGGGACGCCGCGGCATCGGCTTCCTCGTTCTGGGGGACCTGGATACCCGCCGCACGGTGGAACTGGCTCGGTACGCGGATACGCTGGGTATCCCAAGCATCTGGATCACCGACGAACCCTTCTTCCGGGGGGCGATGCCCACCGCAGGGGCCTGTGCCTGGGCGACCGAGCGAATCCGCATCGGCCTGGGTGTGGTCAACCCCTACGACCATCCACCGGTCTGGATGGCCATGGAATTCGCCGCCGTGGACGAGTTGGCTGGTGGCCGTGCGATCCTTGGTGTGGGTGCCTCCTGGGAGCCCCCGATAGCCAAGCAGGGCATCCCCTTCACTCGCCCGCTGAGCGCGGTTCGGGACACGGTGGTCATCGTCCGTCAGCTGCTGACCACAGGGACCGCCAGCCATGCGGGGCGCAAGTTCAGCGTGGAGGACGTGAGGCTCGACTTTACGCCGGCGTATCGGAATCCTCGGATCTACGTCGCCTCCATGTACCCACGCTCCCTCGAACAGACGGGAGAACTGGGTGACGGGGTAATTCTCTCCATCCTCTGCCCTGTTCCCTACGTCCGGAACAGCCTGCGGCTGATTCGCCGAGGAGCGGCGCGCGCCGGGCGCGCGCTGGATGACTTCGAGGTTGTGCAGTACTTCCCCATGTGCGTGGACCTGGACGGACGCCGCGCCAAGGACCGCATCAAGGAGATGCTGGCCTTCTTCATCGTCCATTCCTATGGCCCCGATCCGACTCACTGGGCGCGTGTTGCAGAGCTGGGCGAGTTTGACCTTGGGATCTTCGAGGACCTCTACGCGCGCCTCTCCAGCGGCGGGACGGCCCGGGAGGTCATCAGCGATGCCTTTGTGCGCGATTTTTCAGTAGCCGGGACCCCCGAGGAGTGCCTCGAGGTGCTGGAGCGGTACCGCGAGGCCGGCGTGACAGAGGCCGTGGGGGTCTTCCCTGCAGGTGTCGACCCCGGCGAGCAGCTCCGCCTGATGGCGGAATACTTCGTCCCAAGGCTCGTGGACCAATGA
- a CDS encoding phosphopantothenoylcysteine decarboxylase, translated as MSLRGRKLLITAGPTRAPLDAIRYITNKATGRLPAFVAEEALQRGASVTYVHGRPSVLPTVRGGMRDHLAFVAVDTVEDLIHTFRQELPGGYDAVVHNMAVLDFAPAQVRPGKTGSEEEWVVRLVPTPKAVRLVKELAPQTFLVAFKLEVGKPRQELVASALRLLRESRADLVVANDQREIEAGRHTGYFVDPSGEVVAVAEGKEAIARTLVGLLEERLGPRASGSEGRRASPR; from the coding sequence GTGAGCCTGCGCGGCCGGAAGCTCCTGATCACCGCGGGCCCCACCCGCGCTCCCCTCGACGCCATCCGGTACATCACCAACAAGGCCACCGGACGGCTGCCGGCCTTCGTGGCCGAGGAGGCGCTGCAGCGCGGGGCCTCGGTGACCTACGTGCACGGCCGCCCCAGCGTGCTGCCCACCGTGCGCGGGGGGATGCGCGACCACCTGGCCTTCGTCGCCGTGGACACGGTGGAGGACCTCATCCACACCTTCCGGCAGGAGCTGCCGGGGGGCTACGACGCCGTGGTCCACAACATGGCGGTGCTGGACTTCGCGCCGGCCCAGGTGCGCCCGGGCAAGACCGGTTCGGAGGAGGAGTGGGTCGTCCGGCTGGTCCCCACGCCCAAGGCGGTGCGCCTGGTGAAGGAGCTGGCGCCCCAGACCTTCCTGGTGGCGTTCAAGCTGGAGGTGGGCAAGCCGCGGCAGGAGCTGGTGGCCAGCGCGCTGCGCCTGCTGCGGGAGAGCCGCGCCGACCTGGTGGTGGCCAACGATCAGCGGGAGATCGAGGCGGGCCGCCACACCGGGTACTTCGTCGACCCCAGCGGCGAGGTGGTGGCGGTGGCGGAGGGCAAGGAGGCCATCGCCCGCACGCTGGTGGGGCTCCTGGAGGAGCGCCTGGGGCCCCGTGCCAGCGGGTCCGAGGGTCGGCGGGCTTCGCCGCGATGA
- a CDS encoding sugar ABC transporter permease: MRWPPEAVAPPQAAPALAAPGIRRRRVLGLTVREWRTTAIAYLFLLPGLALLALFTFYPVAFGTVLSLYEFNLRTLLGTEPARFVGLAHFRRLWEDRFFWLALSNSLKYVLVVPVLQVCAILLAVAVNRPLRGIAWFRAAYYVPVITSIVVVGLVWRWLYEQDGIINYVLTRLGLLDRPIAWLGHPTLALYAVMFVTLWKGLGYYMVIYLAGLQAISPEYEEAAMIDGAGRWQVFRHITLPLLRPAILVASTISVIAAVKVFEEIYVMTGGGPMFRTFTLFFYIFDVGFQRFDFGYAAAVAVVLAVGVMALSAVNFVVFRRGGFEDY; the protein is encoded by the coding sequence ATGCGCTGGCCCCCTGAGGCCGTCGCGCCGCCCCAGGCCGCCCCCGCGCTGGCCGCCCCCGGCATCCGGCGGCGCCGCGTGCTGGGCCTGACGGTGCGGGAGTGGCGAACCACCGCCATCGCCTACCTCTTCCTCCTGCCGGGCCTGGCGCTGCTCGCCCTCTTCACCTTCTACCCGGTGGCCTTCGGCACGGTGCTCAGCCTCTACGAGTTCAACCTGCGCACGCTGCTCGGCACCGAGCCCGCCCGCTTCGTCGGGCTGGCGCACTTCCGGCGGCTGTGGGAGGACCGCTTCTTCTGGCTCGCCCTCTCGAACTCCTTGAAGTACGTGCTGGTGGTGCCGGTCCTGCAGGTCTGCGCCATCCTGCTGGCCGTGGCGGTCAACCGGCCGCTGCGCGGGATCGCCTGGTTCCGTGCCGCCTACTACGTGCCGGTGATCACCTCCATCGTCGTCGTCGGCCTGGTCTGGCGGTGGCTCTACGAGCAGGACGGGATCATCAACTACGTCCTCACGCGCCTGGGCCTGCTGGACCGGCCCATCGCCTGGCTCGGCCACCCCACCCTGGCGCTCTACGCCGTGATGTTCGTGACGCTGTGGAAGGGGCTTGGCTACTACATGGTGATCTACCTGGCCGGGCTGCAGGCGATCTCGCCGGAGTACGAGGAGGCGGCCATGATCGACGGCGCCGGCCGCTGGCAGGTCTTCCGCCACATCACCCTGCCGCTGCTGCGGCCGGCCATCCTGGTGGCCAGCACCATCTCGGTGATCGCCGCGGTGAAGGTCTTCGAGGAGATCTACGTCATGACCGGCGGCGGCCCGATGTTCCGCACCTTCACCCTGTTCTTCTACATCTTCGACGTGGGCTTCCAGCGCTTCGACTTCGGCTACGCCGCGGCGGTGGCGGTGGTGCTGGCCGTCGGGGTGATGGCGCTCTCGGCGGTGAACTTCGTCGTCTTCCGGCGGGGAGGGTTCGAAGATTACTAG
- a CDS encoding DeoR/GlpR family DNA-binding transcription regulator — translation MSITHSTAYEPQYNVKVRLRQEAKERIGRAAAALIAEGDTVIFDSGSTARSVARFARTRRITAVALDLPTALDLADSPTVDVLVVGGQVRRELYAVVGPFAEEMLRQLHVNRLFLGADSVDHRQGIGNASPAEVPIKRLAIAAAEEVILVADSSKFGRVSLVHVCDLRQVHHVVTDNDLAPEWQQALSEMGIRLTLA, via the coding sequence ATGAGCATCACCCACAGCACCGCCTACGAGCCTCAGTACAACGTGAAAGTGCGCTTACGTCAGGAGGCCAAGGAGCGGATTGGCCGGGCGGCAGCTGCCCTGATTGCCGAGGGGGATACGGTCATCTTCGACTCCGGATCGACTGCCCGCAGCGTTGCCCGGTTTGCGCGCACCCGCCGAATAACCGCAGTGGCCCTTGACCTCCCGACCGCTCTCGACCTCGCCGACTCCCCCACGGTGGATGTCTTGGTGGTAGGGGGTCAGGTTCGCAGAGAGCTCTACGCGGTCGTCGGCCCGTTCGCCGAGGAGATGTTGCGTCAGCTCCATGTCAACCGTCTCTTCCTCGGTGCCGACTCGGTCGACCACCGTCAAGGCATCGGCAACGCCTCCCCCGCAGAGGTCCCCATCAAACGCCTCGCCATTGCAGCCGCGGAGGAGGTCATCTTGGTGGCCGATTCCAGCAAGTTCGGCCGGGTTAGCCTCGTCCACGTCTGTGATCTGCGCCAAGTCCACCATGTCGTCACCGATAACGACCTCGCCCCGGAGTGGCAGCAAGCCCTTTCCGAGATGGGGATCCGACTGACGCTGGCCTGA
- a CDS encoding FAD-dependent oxidoreductase encodes MSVRGPAGAEIPRAAPGQPGERYDVVVIGGGPAGTVASVAAAREGAQVACVERYGFLGGTLTAAMVAPIMGFHAGERQVVQGIPQEIVDRLVALGASPGHVPDPVDFAYTVTPFDYEGLKRVLLELAVEAGVHLWLHTVFLEAEAADGRIGAVRVWQKDGVKRLEAAVYVDASGDADLTVSAGGAAEVGRPSDGRVQPMTLMMRLGGVDWEAVMAYLGEHPEEVQHGQGVRERLDVEWLRRLPVRGFAGFKTLVEAARASGEWTVPRDRLLVFEGVRPGEAVVNTTRVLGRLGTVGRDLAAAEVEGRRQAYQVVDFLRARVPGFAGAYLLETPAQIGVRETRRIIGDYVLTQEDILAGRKFEDAVACGAYPIDIHDPASARLVAMRLPAGDFYTIPYRSLLPRGGHNWVVAGRCISATHEAFAAFRVSAIVMAIAQAAGTAAAMGARAGVGPREVAVGELQARLRRAGAFLG; translated from the coding sequence GTGAGCGTTCGCGGCCCCGCAGGGGCGGAGATCCCACGGGCGGCGCCCGGACAGCCGGGTGAACGCTACGACGTGGTCGTCATCGGCGGCGGGCCGGCCGGCACCGTGGCCAGCGTCGCCGCGGCGCGCGAGGGGGCACAGGTGGCGTGCGTGGAGCGGTACGGCTTCCTCGGCGGCACCCTCACCGCGGCGATGGTGGCGCCGATCATGGGCTTCCATGCCGGCGAGCGCCAGGTCGTGCAGGGGATCCCCCAGGAGATCGTGGACCGCCTGGTAGCGCTGGGGGCCTCCCCCGGCCACGTCCCCGACCCGGTGGACTTCGCCTACACCGTCACCCCTTTCGACTACGAGGGGCTCAAGCGCGTCTTGCTGGAGCTGGCCGTGGAGGCGGGGGTGCACCTGTGGCTGCACACCGTCTTCCTGGAGGCCGAGGCGGCGGACGGGCGCATCGGCGCGGTGCGCGTCTGGCAGAAGGACGGGGTGAAGCGCCTCGAGGCTGCCGTGTACGTGGACGCCTCCGGCGACGCCGACCTGACCGTCAGCGCTGGCGGGGCGGCCGAGGTCGGCCGGCCATCGGACGGGCGCGTCCAGCCGATGACGCTGATGATGCGCCTCGGCGGCGTGGACTGGGAGGCCGTCATGGCCTACCTCGGCGAGCACCCCGAGGAGGTCCAGCACGGGCAGGGGGTGCGGGAGCGCCTCGACGTGGAGTGGCTGCGCCGCCTGCCCGTCCGCGGCTTCGCCGGCTTCAAGACGCTGGTGGAGGCCGCCCGCGCCAGCGGCGAGTGGACCGTTCCCCGCGACCGCCTCCTCGTCTTCGAGGGGGTGCGGCCGGGGGAGGCGGTGGTGAACACGACGCGGGTGCTGGGGCGGCTCGGCACCGTGGGGCGCGACCTGGCCGCCGCCGAGGTGGAGGGGCGCCGCCAGGCCTACCAGGTGGTAGACTTCCTGCGCGCCCGCGTCCCCGGCTTCGCCGGCGCCTACCTGCTGGAGACCCCGGCGCAGATCGGGGTACGCGAGACCCGCCGCATCATCGGAGACTACGTGCTGACACAGGAAGACATCCTGGCCGGGCGGAAGTTTGAGGACGCGGTCGCCTGCGGCGCCTACCCCATCGACATCCACGACCCGGCCTCGGCGCGCCTGGTGGCGATGCGGCTGCCCGCAGGGGACTTCTACACCATCCCGTACCGGTCGCTGCTCCCGCGCGGCGGCCACAACTGGGTGGTGGCCGGGCGGTGCATCTCCGCCACTCACGAGGCCTTCGCCGCCTTCCGGGTGAGCGCCATCGTCATGGCCATCGCCCAGGCCGCGGGGACGGCGGCGGCCATGGGCGCCCGCGCCGGGGTGGGGCCGCGGGAGGTGGCGGTGGGCGAGCTGCAGGCGCGCCTGCGGCGGGCCGGGGCGTTCCTGGGATAG
- a CDS encoding HD domain-containing protein, whose amino-acid sequence MTGPRPVASSPRFEAALRCAVRWHAKQPRKGTRVSYVAHLLGVAALVLEDGGDEAQAVAALLHDALEDRGGVPVAVRRAEIRRRFGPRVLAIVEGCTDTVDEPKPPWRLRKEAYLAHLRHVPREVLRVSLADKLHNARAILADHARVGDRVWERFRPRSPRDLLWYYRRAARIFLEREGGPMAAELQRAVRRMAGLVHAQERSGARDRSVAAMRGSRPAGPGRLVPEERRP is encoded by the coding sequence ATGACCGGTCCCCGCCCCGTTGCCTCGTCGCCGCGGTTCGAGGCGGCGCTGCGCTGCGCGGTCCGCTGGCACGCGAAGCAGCCCCGCAAGGGGACCCGCGTCTCCTACGTCGCGCACCTCCTGGGCGTGGCCGCCCTGGTGCTCGAGGACGGCGGCGACGAGGCACAGGCCGTTGCCGCCCTCCTCCATGACGCGCTGGAGGACCGCGGTGGGGTCCCCGTCGCAGTGCGGCGGGCCGAGATCAGGCGCAGGTTCGGCCCGCGGGTGCTGGCGATCGTCGAAGGCTGCACCGACACGGTCGACGAGCCAAAACCGCCCTGGCGGCTGCGCAAGGAGGCCTACCTGGCCCACCTGCGCCACGTCCCGCGCGAGGTGCTGAGGGTCTCGCTGGCGGACAAGTTGCACAACGCCCGGGCCATCCTGGCGGACCACGCCCGGGTGGGAGACCGGGTCTGGGAGCGCTTCCGGCCGCGCAGTCCGCGTGACCTCCTCTGGTACTACCGGCGGGCCGCCCGGATCTTCCTGGAACGGGAAGGTGGGCCCATGGCCGCCGAGCTGCAGCGGGCGGTCCGCCGGATGGCGGGCCTCGTGCATGCCCAGGAGCGTTCAGGGGCTCGAGACCGTTCTGTCGCGGCCATGCGCGGGTCTCGGCCAGCCGGACCAGGGAGGCTGGTTCCGGAGGAGCGCCGCCCGTGA
- a CDS encoding DUF4127 family protein yields MATPPGPLLFVPLDDRPATRETVLDLARAAGVEVRTPPLELLGDRYRAADLEALWAWIDTEAARSSPVACIAAVEMLCFGGLVASRKSVRPWRALLPWLDRVQALAARIPTYLGAVVLRTPVAGGGEEDPAYWEEYGEALHAYMAAVDAFRAAGPEAYGAVQEAADRLPGSVVDALLRQRQRHLLVAVELLAAAARGRLRALLVGQDDATPRSLSRQDREVLERLARALEARTAAVTTGADELGARLFARWLNEATGEAPRVRVLYTAPGAAGLVPRYESVPLARTVLEHVATCGCRPVEGDEDILLWVHNVAGPEQQEAMGQDGQPDVAGEWAPEDAAAADQVRGAVREERVVALADVRFANGADRRLVERLLTERAFAGIVAYAGWNTASNTLGSALAQAVVVYHLRRSTVNGSDRAARRMLLARLLDDWGYQAVVRPALRALALEQGVSPSHLADGRPTLEAAALRLFREQVAPPLARTFGAPVEVQGVRFPWNRLFEAAVDFSLGGTGPQPRPPVVVDYDPRWPALFESERALLADALAALHPAPRIEHVGSTAVPGLAAKPVLDIMIGVARLEDLDRLVEPLGRLGYEYVPELEVSMPNRRYFRRNNARGERVAQVHAVVVGSPFWQRYLRFRDYLRAHPEEAAAYARLKRELAAGHVTTHSDTFAKSVFIREVEARAEREVPG; encoded by the coding sequence ATGGCGACGCCGCCCGGTCCGCTCCTCTTCGTCCCGCTGGACGACCGGCCGGCCACGCGCGAGACGGTCCTCGACCTGGCCCGCGCCGCCGGAGTGGAGGTGCGGACGCCGCCGCTCGAGCTGCTGGGCGACCGCTACCGCGCCGCCGACCTGGAGGCGCTGTGGGCGTGGATCGACACCGAGGCGGCGCGCAGCTCCCCGGTGGCCTGCATCGCCGCCGTTGAGATGCTGTGCTTCGGCGGGCTCGTCGCCTCGCGCAAGTCCGTCCGCCCCTGGCGCGCCCTCCTCCCCTGGCTCGACCGGGTGCAGGCCTTGGCGGCGCGCATCCCCACCTACCTGGGCGCGGTGGTCCTGCGCACGCCGGTCGCCGGTGGCGGAGAGGAGGACCCGGCCTACTGGGAGGAGTACGGCGAGGCGCTCCACGCCTACATGGCCGCCGTGGACGCCTTCCGGGCGGCGGGGCCGGAGGCCTACGGAGCGGTGCAGGAAGCGGCCGACCGCCTCCCCGGCTCGGTGGTGGACGCGCTCCTGCGCCAGCGGCAGCGCCACCTGCTGGTGGCGGTGGAGCTGCTGGCCGCGGCGGCCCGCGGGCGCCTGCGCGCGCTCCTGGTGGGGCAGGACGACGCCACCCCGCGCAGCCTCTCGCGCCAGGACCGCGAGGTGCTGGAGCGCCTGGCGCGGGCGCTGGAGGCGCGCACGGCGGCGGTGACGACCGGCGCGGACGAGCTGGGGGCGCGGCTGTTCGCCCGCTGGCTGAACGAGGCCACGGGCGAGGCGCCGCGCGTGCGGGTCCTGTACACGGCGCCCGGGGCGGCCGGGCTGGTCCCCCGCTACGAGTCCGTGCCGCTGGCCCGGACGGTCCTGGAGCACGTGGCCACCTGCGGCTGCCGCCCGGTGGAAGGTGACGAGGACATCCTCCTGTGGGTGCACAACGTCGCCGGCCCGGAGCAGCAGGAGGCGATGGGACAGGACGGGCAGCCGGACGTCGCCGGCGAGTGGGCGCCGGAGGACGCGGCTGCCGCGGACCAGGTGCGGGGGGCGGTGCGGGAGGAGCGCGTGGTGGCGCTGGCGGACGTGCGCTTCGCCAACGGCGCCGACCGGCGGCTGGTGGAGCGGCTGCTCACCGAACGCGCCTTCGCCGGCATCGTGGCCTACGCCGGGTGGAACACCGCCAGCAACACCCTGGGCTCGGCGCTGGCCCAGGCGGTGGTCGTCTACCACCTGCGACGGTCCACCGTGAACGGCTCCGACCGCGCGGCGCGCCGCATGCTGCTGGCCCGCCTGCTCGACGACTGGGGCTACCAGGCGGTGGTGCGGCCGGCGCTGCGGGCGCTGGCGCTGGAGCAGGGGGTCAGCCCGTCCCACCTGGCCGACGGCCGCCCGACCCTCGAGGCGGCGGCCCTGCGCCTCTTCCGGGAGCAGGTCGCCCCGCCGCTCGCCCGCACCTTCGGCGCGCCGGTCGAGGTGCAGGGCGTGCGCTTCCCGTGGAACCGTCTCTTCGAGGCGGCGGTGGACTTCTCCCTGGGCGGCACCGGCCCGCAGCCGCGCCCACCGGTGGTGGTGGACTACGACCCGCGCTGGCCGGCGCTCTTCGAGTCGGAGCGGGCGTTGCTGGCCGACGCCCTGGCTGCGCTCCATCCCGCCCCGCGCATCGAGCACGTGGGGAGCACGGCCGTGCCCGGCCTGGCGGCCAAGCCGGTCCTGGACATCATGATCGGGGTGGCCCGGCTCGAGGACCTGGACCGCCTGGTCGAGCCGCTGGGCCGCCTCGGGTACGAGTACGTCCCCGAGCTGGAGGTCTCCATGCCCAACCGCCGCTACTTCCGGCGCAACAACGCCCGCGGGGAGCGGGTGGCCCAGGTGCACGCGGTCGTGGTGGGAAGTCCCTTCTGGCAGCGGTACCTGCGCTTCCGCGACTACCTGCGAGCCCACCCGGAGGAGGCGGCGGCCTACGCCCGGCTGAAGCGGGAGCTGGCCGCCGGGCACGTCACCACCCACAGCGACACCTTCGCGAAGTCCGTCTTCATCCGGGAGGTGGAGGCGCGGGCCGAGCGGGAGGTGCCGGGATGA
- the glyA gene encoding serine hydroxymethyltransferase — protein sequence MSLRERDPEVFEILQAERRRQLEGVELIPSENYVSAAVLEALGTVFTNKYSEGYPGRRYYGGNEHVDAVERLAQERARRLFGTPHANVQPYSGSPANLAVYVATCRPGDVIMGQNLPDGGHLTHGWPVSVTGSFFRSVPYHVRPDGYIDLDEVWRLAREHRPRLIWCGATAYVREFPFEELARVADEVDAYFAADIAHVAGLVIAGVHKSPVPYAHVVTTTTHKTLRGPRGAMILVTEKGLAKDPELAEKVDRAVFPGLQGGPHDHQTAAIAVALGEAMQPEFVEYGRQVVRNARALGEALLAHGFRLVTGGTDNHMLLVDLTPTGPGRGIFLQEALDRVGITVNKNTIPGEPSSPFYPSGIRLGTPAATTRGMREGEMRQLAAWIAEVAERISGFTLPEGREERAKALRAFRAAIAADEALARIRDAVRDFCRAFPVPGTEA from the coding sequence ATGAGCCTGCGCGAGCGCGATCCTGAGGTCTTCGAGATCCTGCAGGCGGAGCGGCGGCGCCAGCTCGAGGGCGTCGAGCTGATCCCCTCGGAGAACTACGTCTCCGCTGCCGTGCTGGAGGCGCTGGGGACCGTCTTCACCAACAAGTACTCCGAGGGCTACCCTGGCCGGCGCTACTACGGCGGCAACGAGCACGTGGACGCGGTGGAGCGCCTCGCCCAGGAGCGCGCCCGCCGCCTCTTCGGCACGCCCCACGCCAACGTGCAGCCCTACTCGGGCAGCCCGGCCAACCTGGCCGTCTACGTGGCCACCTGCCGGCCCGGGGACGTGATCATGGGGCAGAACCTGCCCGACGGCGGGCACCTGACGCACGGGTGGCCGGTCAGCGTCACCGGGTCGTTCTTCCGCAGCGTCCCCTACCACGTGCGCCCCGACGGCTACATCGACCTGGACGAGGTGTGGCGCCTGGCCCGCGAGCACCGGCCGCGCCTGATCTGGTGCGGCGCCACCGCCTACGTGCGGGAGTTCCCCTTCGAGGAGCTCGCCCGCGTCGCCGACGAGGTGGACGCCTACTTCGCCGCCGACATCGCCCACGTGGCCGGCCTCGTCATCGCCGGGGTGCACAAGAGCCCGGTGCCCTACGCCCACGTCGTCACCACCACGACCCACAAGACGCTGCGCGGCCCCCGCGGCGCCATGATCCTGGTGACGGAGAAGGGGCTGGCCAAGGACCCCGAGCTGGCGGAGAAGGTCGACCGTGCCGTCTTCCCCGGCCTGCAGGGCGGCCCGCACGACCACCAGACGGCGGCCATCGCCGTGGCCCTCGGCGAGGCCATGCAGCCGGAGTTCGTCGAGTACGGCCGGCAGGTCGTGCGCAATGCCAGGGCCCTGGGCGAGGCGCTGCTGGCGCACGGGTTCCGCCTGGTCACCGGCGGCACCGACAACCACATGCTGCTCGTCGACCTCACCCCGACGGGCCCGGGGCGCGGCATCTTCCTGCAGGAGGCCCTCGACCGCGTCGGCATCACCGTGAACAAGAACACCATCCCCGGCGAGCCCAGCAGCCCCTTCTACCCGTCGGGGATCCGGCTGGGCACGCCGGCGGCCACCACCCGGGGCATGCGCGAGGGGGAGATGCGCCAGCTGGCCGCGTGGATCGCCGAGGTGGCGGAGCGGATCAGCGGCTTCACGCTGCCCGAAGGGCGCGAGGAGCGGGCGAAGGCCCTGCGGGCCTTCCGCGCCGCCATCGCCGCCGACGAGGCGCTGGCCCGCATCCGCGACGCGGTGCGCGACTTCTGCCGCGCCTTCCCCGTGCCGGGGACGGAGGCGTAG
- a CDS encoding alpha/beta hydrolase-fold protein encodes MMRLRGQVRIEWVTFASLQDNPLGDPAERAIPVYLPPGYEAGGPYPVIYWLHGFTGTGLGQVNYRPWVPSLPELMDRVIAEGAPPALLVMADGFTRYGGSQYLNSSATGRYEDALLELVGVIDGRYKTRPAARHRGLDGKSSGGYGALVQAMRHPEVFGAVAAHSGDMYFEACYKPAFWKGLDTVRKHGGLEAFLRAFDAAPKKPQEMVEALVLLVAMAMAYSPNPAAPLGFDLPVDVETGELDEAVWARWLAWDPVVMVERHADALRGMRLVYIECGSRDQFALHYGARILHRRLERLGVPHEHQEFDDDHMDVNYRYVESLRRLCHALAP; translated from the coding sequence ATGATGCGGCTGCGGGGACAGGTGCGCATCGAGTGGGTCACCTTCGCGTCGCTGCAGGACAACCCCCTGGGTGACCCCGCGGAGCGGGCCATCCCCGTCTACCTGCCGCCGGGCTACGAGGCGGGCGGCCCGTACCCCGTCATCTACTGGCTCCACGGCTTCACCGGCACCGGACTGGGGCAGGTGAACTACAGGCCGTGGGTGCCCTCGCTCCCCGAGCTGATGGACCGGGTGATCGCCGAGGGCGCGCCGCCGGCGCTATTGGTGATGGCCGACGGCTTCACCCGCTACGGCGGCAGCCAGTACCTGAACTCCTCGGCCACGGGGCGGTACGAGGACGCGCTGCTCGAGCTGGTGGGCGTCATCGACGGCCGCTACAAGACGCGACCCGCCGCCCGGCACCGCGGCCTCGACGGTAAGTCGAGCGGCGGGTACGGGGCCCTCGTCCAGGCGATGCGCCACCCCGAGGTCTTCGGCGCGGTGGCCGCGCACAGCGGCGACATGTACTTCGAGGCCTGCTACAAGCCCGCGTTCTGGAAGGGCCTGGACACGGTCCGCAAGCACGGCGGGCTGGAGGCCTTCCTGCGGGCCTTCGACGCCGCGCCGAAGAAGCCCCAGGAGATGGTGGAGGCCCTGGTCCTCCTGGTGGCGATGGCCATGGCCTACTCCCCCAACCCGGCCGCGCCGCTGGGGTTCGACCTGCCGGTGGACGTGGAGACCGGCGAGCTGGACGAGGCGGTGTGGGCGCGCTGGCTGGCCTGGGACCCCGTGGTGATGGTGGAGCGCCACGCCGACGCCCTGCGGGGGATGCGCCTGGTCTACATCGAGTGCGGCAGCCGGGACCAGTTCGCCCTGCACTACGGGGCGCGCATCCTCCACCGTCGCCTGGAGCGCCTGGGGGTCCCGCACGAGCACCAGGAGTTCGACGACGACCACATGGACGTCAACTACCGGTACGTGGAGTCGCTGCGCCGGCTGTGCCATGCGCTGGCCCCCTGA
- a CDS encoding carbohydrate ABC transporter permease: MLTYAGLSLLALFTAFPFLWLLATALRVGGRVFGFPPPLPWPVGLDNFLGVWRTMPIPRFLLNTVLITGAGVGLNLLLCALAAYPLARMRFPGRHLVFFALLSTLMLPGHVGLIVNFVTMTKLRLIDTYAAVVLPSAVSVFGIFLLRQQYLTIPQELEDAARIDGASEFAIWRRIMLPLIAPGLATLAIFEFVAFWNSFLWPLVVLKSPERYPLAVGLLYLSGLFAHNTRLIAAGAVIMTIPILVVFVFTQRYFVRGITLGAVR; this comes from the coding sequence GTGCTGACCTACGCGGGCCTGAGCCTGCTCGCCCTCTTCACCGCCTTCCCCTTCCTGTGGCTGCTGGCCACGGCGCTGCGGGTGGGCGGGCGCGTCTTCGGCTTCCCCCCGCCGCTGCCCTGGCCGGTCGGCCTGGACAACTTCCTCGGGGTGTGGCGGACGATGCCCATCCCGCGCTTCCTGCTGAACACCGTGCTCATCACCGGGGCGGGGGTCGGCCTGAACCTGCTGCTGTGCGCGCTGGCGGCCTACCCGCTGGCGCGGATGCGCTTCCCCGGCCGCCACCTGGTCTTCTTCGCCCTGTTGAGCACGCTGATGCTGCCGGGGCACGTGGGGCTCATCGTGAACTTCGTCACCATGACGAAGCTGCGCCTCATCGACACCTACGCCGCGGTGGTGCTGCCAAGCGCGGTCTCGGTCTTCGGCATCTTCCTGCTGCGCCAGCAGTACCTGACCATCCCCCAGGAGCTGGAGGACGCCGCACGCATCGACGGGGCCTCGGAGTTCGCCATCTGGCGGCGCATCATGCTGCCGCTCATCGCCCCCGGGCTGGCCACGCTGGCCATCTTCGAGTTCGTGGCCTTCTGGAACTCCTTCCTCTGGCCGCTGGTCGTGCTGAAGTCCCCGGAGCGCTACCCGCTGGCGGTGGGGTTGCTCTACCTGTCGGGGCTCTTCGCCCACAACACCCGGCTCATCGCCGCGGGGGCGGTGATCATGACTATCCCCATCCTGGTGGTCTTCGTCTTCACCCAGCGCTACTTCGTCCGCGGCATCACGCTGGGGGCGGTGCGCTAG